From one Lycium ferocissimum isolate CSIRO_LF1 chromosome 7, AGI_CSIRO_Lferr_CH_V1, whole genome shotgun sequence genomic stretch:
- the LOC132064487 gene encoding dynamin-2A-like: protein MEAIEELEQLGDAMRQAAALLADEDIDDVAASSNKRPSTFLNVVALGNTGAGKSAVLNSLIGHPALPTGEGGATRAPICIELKKDSSLSSKSIILQIDSKSQQVSASALRHSLQDRLSKISSKSRDEIYLKLRTSTAPPLKLVDLPGVDKGHLDDALSTYVARSDAILLVVIPAALAPEISTYKALRLVKEHDGECTRTIGIISKVDQAASDPKVLAAIQALLLNQGPPSTSDIPWVALIGQSVSIASAQSGSVGNDNSLETAWRAESEGLKSILTKAPQSKLGRLALVETLAQQIRNRMKVRLPNLLSGLQGKSQAVKDELVKFGEQMVNSAEGTKALALELCREFEDKFLEHLTTGEGGGWKVIASFEGKFPDRIKQLPLDRHFELKNVKRVVLEADGYQPYLISPEKGLRSLIKGVLELAKEPSTLCVEEVHRVLVDIVAKAANSTPGLGKYPPFKQEVIAIATTALDGFRAEAKNMVIALVDMERVYVPPQHFIRLVQRRMDRQRRDDGLKNQSSKKAAEAEQSMLNRATSSQSGGEQSGGNSKSGKDKSGQQDKDSQEGPVLKTAGPDGEITAGFLLKKSDKKSGWSKRWFVLNEKTGKLGYTKKQEERHFHGVITLEECNLEEVSEEDEAPSKSLKDKKATGPDGGKGPSLVFKLTSRVQYKTILKAQSSVLFKAETLAEKTEWLNKFKTVISSKGGQVIAADSSQPMKQSSSEGSLDTMTRKPADPEEELRWMAQEVRGYVEAVLNSLAANVPKAVVLCQVEKAREDMLNKLYSSVSAQSRAKIEELLLEDHNVKRKREHWQKQSSLLAKVTQQLSVHDNRAAAVSSYSDSDGAESGPRSGGRSSVDDWRSAFDGAPNGAQNDDAGSRSRRTPSRLPPAPPGSGYR from the exons ATGGAGGCGATTGAGGAATTGGAGCAGCTCGGCGATGCGATGAGGCAAGCGGCTGCATTGTTAGCCGATGAAGATATTGATGACGTGGCGGCTTCGTCTAATAAACGGCCTTCAACGTTCCTTAATGTAGTAGCGCTTGGAAATACT GGTGCTGGTAAATCAGCTGTATTGAACAGTCTTATAGGACATCCTGCTTTG CCAACTGGTGAAGGAGGTGCTACTCGTGCTCCTATATGCATTGAACTTAAAAAGGATAGTTCCTTAAGCAGCAAGTCAATTATCTTGCAAATCGACAGTAAATCCCAACAAGTCTCTGCAA GTGCTCTTCGCCATTCTTTACAGGATAGACTAAGCAAGATCTCAAGCAAGAGCCGAGACGAGATATATTTGAAGCTTCGAACTAGTACAG CTCCTCCATTGAAGTTGGTTGATCTACCTGGAGTGGATAAGGGACATCTTGATGATGCATTG AGTACATATGTTGCACGCAGCGATGCCATATTACTAGTTGTTATTCCTGCTGCTCTAGCACCAGAAATTTCCACATATAAAGCACTTAGACTTGTGAAGGAGCATGATGGAGAAT GTACTAGAACTATAGGTATTATTAGCAAGGTAGATCAAGCAGCTTCAGATCCAAAAGTTCTTGCAGCTATCCAGGCTCTTTTGCTAAACCAGGGACCACCAAGCACATCCGATATACCATGGGTTGCTTTGATTGGTCAATCTGTTTCTATAGCCTCAGCCCAGTCGGGAAGTGTAGGCAATGACAATTCGTTAGAAACTGCGTGGCGTGCTGAGAGTGAAGGTCTTAAATCAATATTAACAAAGGCTCCTCAAAGCAAGCTTGGTAGGCTAGCATTAGTGGAGACCCTTGCTCAACAGATCCGTAACCGAATGAAAGTCAGACTTCCAAATCTACTCTCAGG GCTCCAGGGAAAATCTCAAGCAGTAAAGGATGAACTGGTAAAGTTTGGCGAACAAATGGTTAATAGTGCTGAAGGTACAAAAGCTTTAGCCCTTGAGCTTTGTCGTGAGTTCGAGGATAAGTTTCTCGAACATCTTACAACTGGAGAG GGTGGTGGTTGGAAAGTAATTGCAAGTTTTGAAGGCAAATTCCCTGATAGGATTAAGCAGCTTCCTTTGGATAGACACTTTGAGTTAAAAAATGTGAAGAGG GTTGTGCTAGAAGCAGATGGCTATCAACCTTACCTTATTTCTCCTGAGAAAGGTTTAAGGTCTTTAATAAAGGGTGTATTGGAGTTGGCTAAAGAACCTTCAACACTTTGTGTCGAAGAG GTGCACCGAGTACTTGTCGATATTGTCGCAAAAGCTGCTAATTCAACACCAGGTCTTGGAAAATATCCTCCTTTTAAGCAAGAG GTAATTGCAATTGCGACTACTGCTCTTGATGGTTTTAGAGCTGAAGCAAAGAATATGGTCATTGCCCTTGTTGACATGGAGAGGGTGTATGTTCCCCCACAGCACTTTATCCGTTTGGTGCAAAGGCG GATGGATAGGCAGCGGCGTGACGACGGCCTGAAGAACCAATCCTCCAAAAAGGCAGCGGAGGCAGAGCAATCCATGTTGAATAGG GCAACCAGTTCCCAGTCTGGAGGGGAACAAAGTGGTGGAAACTCAAAGTCAGGGAAGGATAAATCAGGTCAGCAAGATAAGGATTCACAAGAAGGACCAGTCTTGAAGACTGCAGGACCCGATGGGGAGATAACAGCAG GGTTtctgctaaagaaaagtgataAAAAAAGTGGATGGAGCAAACGATGGTTTGTTTTAAATGAGAAGACTGGAAAG CTTGGATATACCAAGAAGCAAGAAGAACGGCACTTCCATGGTGTAATTACTTTGGAG GAATGTAACCTTGAAGAGGTTTCTGAAGAAGACGAAGCACCATCAAAAAgtttaaaagataaaaaggcAACTGGGCCTGATGGAGGAAAAGGACCTAGTCTCGTGTTCAAATTAACAAGCAGGGTTCAATACAAGACTATTCTTAAAG CCCAAAGTTCTGTTCTTTTTAAGGCAGAAACTTTGGCTGAGAAGACTGAGTGGTTAAACAAATTTAAAACTGTCATAAGTTCTAAAGGTGGTCAAGTTATTGCTGCTGATTCTAGTCAACCTATGAAGCAAAGTTCATCAGAGGGGTCACTT GACACGATGACTAGGAAACCTGCAGATCCAGAAGAAGAACTTCGATGGATGGCTCAAGAAGTACGTGGTTATGTTGAAGCTGTTCTCAACAGTCTAGCTGCTAATGTACCGAAG GCAGTTGTTCTTTGCCAAGTAGAGAAGGCCAGAGAAGATATGCTTAATAAGTTGTACAGTTCTGTCAG CGCACAAAGTAGAGCAAAGATTGAAGAGCTACTTCTGGAAGACCATAATGTGAAGCGTAAGAGGGAGCACTGGCAGAAACAATCCTCTCTTCTTGCTAAGGTCACTCAGCAGCTCAGTGTTCATGATAACCGAGCAGCTGCTGTGTCTAGCTACTCAGATAGTGATGGAGCTG AAAGCGGCCCAAGATCTGGCGGACGGTCATCAGTTGATGACTGGAGATCTGCATTTGATGGTGCTCCAAATGGCGCTCAAAATGATGATGCAGGGTCTAGAAGTCGTCGTACACCTAGCCGGCTGCCACCTGCACCTCCTGGTTCTGGATATAGATGA